One stretch of Vulpes lagopus strain Blue_001 chromosome X, ASM1834538v1, whole genome shotgun sequence DNA includes these proteins:
- the NAP1L2 gene encoding nucleosome assembly protein 1-like 2: MAESADHKKLLEFSQEEADNKVIMEGPGEQPERSEDVAAGPGDDKERGEEAAVGPGKEGGKGEDAAAGSGEGGVKDEDIDEDSDRPKGLIGYLLDTDFVESLPLKVKYRVLALKKLQTRVANLESKFMREFHGIERKFAEMYQPLLEKRRQIINAIYEPTKEECEYKSDSEDYDDEMYDEEEMYGNEEGLVHEYMDEDDGYEGDYYDYAVEEDDEDGEEDDNDDDIEATGKENKEEQDPKGIPDFWLTVLKNVDTLTPLIKKYDEPILKLLTDIKVKLSGPGEPLSFTLEFHFKPNEYFKNELLTKTYVLKSRLAYYDPHPYRGTAIEYCTGCEIDWNEGKNVTLKTIRKKQKHRIWGTIRTVTEDFPKDSFFNFFTPQGISSNGKDGNDDFLLGHNLRTYIIPRSVLFFSGDALESQQEGVVREVNDAIYDKIIYDNWMAAIEEVKACCKNLETIVEDIDR, encoded by the coding sequence ATGGCCGAGTCAGCCGACCACAAGAAACTGTTAGAATTTAGTCAAGAAGAGGCTGATAATAAGGTAATTATGGAGGGACCCGGGGAACAGCCGGAGCGGAGTGAAGATGTCGCAGCTGGGCCTGGAGATGATAAGGAGCGCGGTGAAGAAGCCGCCGTTGGGCCtgggaaagaagggggaaaaggcGAAGATGCTGCTGCTGGGTCCGGGGAAGGTGGGGTAAAAGATGAAGATATTGATGAGGATTCAGATCGTCCAAAAGGACTTATTGGTTATCTTTTAGATACAGACTTTGTTGAAAGTCTACCTTTGAAAGTTAAGTACCGTGTGTTAGCCCTCAAAAAGCTTCAAACTAGAGTGGCCAATCTAGAATCCAAATTTATGAGGGAATTTCATGGCATTGAAAGAAAGTTTGCTGAAATGTATCAACCCTTATTGGAAAAAAGACGTCAGATTATAAATGCAATCTATGAACCTACAAAAGAGGAATGTGAATATAAATCAGACTCAGAGGACTATGATGATGAGATGTATGATGAGGAAGAGATGTATGGTAATGAGGAGGGTCTGGTGCATGAGTATATGGATGAGGATGATGGTTATGAGGGAGATTATTATGATTATGCTGTTGAGGAAGATGATGAGGATGGTGAGGaggatgataatgatgatgacattGAGGCTACTGgtaaagagaataaagaagaacAGGATCCTAAAGGAATTCCTGATTTTTGGCTGACTGTCTTAAAAAATGTTGACACACTCACTCCTTTGATTAAGAAATATGATGAGCCTATTCTGAAGCTCCTGACAGATATTAAAGTGAAACTTTCAGGTCCTGGTGAGCCTCTCAGTTTCACACTAGAATTTCACTTCAAGCCCaatgaatatttcaaaaatgagcTGTTAACAAAGACTTATGTGCTGAAGTCAAGGCTGGCATATTATGATCCCCATCCCTATAGGGGAACTGCAATTGAGTATTGCACAGGCTGTGAGATAGAttggaatgaaggaaagaatgtcACTTTGAAAACCAtcaggaagaagcagaagcatCGGATTTGGGGAACAATACGAACGGTAACTGAAGATTTTCCCAAGGATtcattcttcaatttctttactcCTCAGGGAATCAGCTCAAATGGAAAAGATGGAAATGATGATTTTTTACTTGGTCACAATTTACGTACTTATATAATTCCAAGATCAGTGTTGTTTTTCTCAGGTGATGCCCTTGAGTCTCAGCAGGAGGGGGTAGTTAGGGAAGTTAATGATGCAATTTATgacaaaattatttatgataattgGATGGCTGCAATTGAGGAGGTTAAAGCCTGTTGCAAAAATCTTGAGACAATAGTAGAAGACATTGATCGCTAA